The following proteins are encoded in a genomic region of Candidatus Kryptobacter tengchongensis:
- a CDS encoding ribosome recycling factor: MGTPSTIPEILKDAEERMKKSVEITRQELARIRTGKATTALLDGIKVDYYGQHLPINKVATVSVTDPHTLTVTPWDKSLIPVIEKAILTSDLGLNPTNDGNVIRIPIPPLTEERRKEIVKLVRKFGEEGKVAIRNVRRDANEHLRRIEKEQHISEDERKRAEEQVQKLTDKYIKEVDLLLEQKEKEIMSF, encoded by the coding sequence ATGGGCACGCCATCAACAATACCTGAAATACTTAAAGATGCTGAAGAAAGGATGAAAAAATCGGTTGAGATAACAAGGCAGGAACTCGCAAGGATAAGAACTGGCAAGGCAACAACCGCTTTACTTGACGGAATTAAGGTAGATTATTATGGACAGCATTTACCTATTAACAAGGTTGCAACCGTAAGCGTAACTGATCCACATACCTTGACCGTCACACCTTGGGACAAATCTCTGATACCTGTAATTGAAAAAGCAATACTTACATCCGACCTTGGATTAAATCCGACAAATGATGGCAATGTTATACGAATTCCAATCCCACCTTTAACCGAGGAGAGGAGGAAGGAAATTGTTAAACTTGTTAGGAAATTCGGGGAAGAGGGAAAGGTTGCGATAAGAAATGTTAGAAGAGATGCAAACGAGCATTTGAGAAGAATTGAAAAGGAGCAACATATCTCAGAAGATGAAAGAAAAAGAGCGGAAGAGCAGGTTCAAAAGTTAACAGATAAATATATAAAGGAAGTTGATCTGCTTCTTGAGCAGAAAGAAAAGGAGATAATGAGCTTTTAA
- a CDS encoding uridylate kinase — MPQQPVYKRILLKVSGEALMGDRGYGIDPVVLNRFADEIKEVHELGVQIGIVIGGGNIYRGVDAVAEGIDKVVGDQMGMLATVINALALQSVLEKKGVMTRLQTAIVMEQIAEPFIRRRAIRHLEKGRIVIFAAGTGNPYFTTDTAAALRAIEIKADVILKGTRVDGIYDSDPEKNPSAVKFDQISYLDILKLDLKVMDLTAITLCRENSLPIIVFNMNTPGNLKRIVLGENVGTKVVHVNEVSSER, encoded by the coding sequence ATGCCTCAACAACCAGTTTATAAAAGAATTCTTCTAAAGGTCAGTGGGGAAGCTTTAATGGGAGATCGCGGATATGGAATTGATCCAGTGGTTTTGAATAGATTCGCTGATGAAATTAAAGAAGTTCATGAACTTGGTGTTCAAATTGGAATTGTCATAGGCGGTGGCAATATATATAGGGGAGTTGATGCAGTTGCTGAGGGAATTGATAAAGTTGTCGGGGATCAAATGGGTATGCTTGCGACCGTTATTAATGCACTTGCTTTACAGAGCGTTCTTGAGAAAAAAGGTGTTATGACGCGACTTCAAACCGCGATTGTGATGGAGCAGATAGCAGAACCATTTATAAGAAGAAGAGCAATAAGACACCTTGAAAAGGGTAGGATTGTTATATTTGCCGCTGGGACTGGAAACCCCTACTTTACAACAGATACAGCTGCAGCGTTGAGGGCAATTGAGATAAAAGCTGATGTCATTTTGAAAGGAACTCGGGTTGATGGAATTTATGACTCTGACCCTGAGAAAAATCCTTCCGCCGTAAAATTTGACCAAATTTCTTATCTTGATATTTTAAAACTTGACCTGAAGGTTATGGATTTAACAGCCATTACACTTTGTCGTGAAAATAGTCTACCGATAATAGTTTTTAACATGAACACACCTGGAAACCTTAAGCGTATAGTTCTTGGGGAAAATGTTGGAACAAAAGTTGTACATGTAAATGAGGTTTCCTCAGAAAGGTAA
- a CDS encoding 5-formyltetrahydrofolate cyclo-ligase: MSPSKKTIREQILSIRNSLDPDEARKKSRLIFQNLKTLSVFNDAKTVHTYVSSKKNEVDTIEIISYLLSSGKKVVVPVVDKEKKILRNSELKSLTNLKKSTFGILEPEEIIDVDINEIDLVLVPAIAVDRVGNRIGFGGGYYDKFLSQVSCPKIALVYNFQIVDEIKPSQNDIPVDFIVTETEIINCGRMKQ; encoded by the coding sequence ATGTCCCCATCCAAAAAAACGATAAGAGAGCAAATTTTATCAATTCGGAACTCACTTGATCCAGATGAAGCAAGAAAGAAAAGCAGATTGATTTTTCAAAATTTAAAAACCTTGTCAGTTTTTAACGACGCAAAAACAGTTCATACCTATGTTTCTTCAAAAAAGAATGAGGTTGATACAATTGAAATTATAAGTTATCTTCTCTCTTCAGGGAAAAAGGTTGTTGTCCCTGTGGTTGATAAAGAGAAAAAAATCTTGAGGAATTCGGAATTAAAAAGTTTGACCAATCTTAAAAAATCAACATTTGGAATTCTTGAACCAGAGGAAATAATAGATGTTGATATAAATGAAATTGATCTCGTTCTTGTGCCAGCGATTGCGGTTGATAGGGTTGGAAATCGTATAGGTTTTGGCGGTGGGTATTATGATAAATTTTTAAGTCAGGTGAGTTGTCCGAAAATTGCTCTCGTTTACAATTTTCAAATTGTTGATGAGATAAAACCGTCACAAAATGATATTCCGGTTGATTTTATAGTTACCGAAACTGAAATTATAAATTGCGGGCGCATGAAACAATGA
- a CDS encoding phage shock protein C (PspC) family protein produces the protein MKRLYKSKRDRIIDGVCGGIGEYLGIDPVIVRIIFILLFFMGGIGLLLYIAGMLIIPVNPEHKEEKFKPEEKTQTSGRGILFIFGVILIIIGLGLLLENLGWPFWRFFKIGFNYAFPVFLIAIGLFLIINYARKKQDSQLAKIEEEKTQNETELENMKRLFRSRKNRMIFGVCGGLGEYLNTDPTVVRILWVILAISSLGIAVLLYLIMAIIVPEEPAV, from the coding sequence ATGAAGCGACTTTACAAATCAAAGCGTGATAGAATCATTGATGGTGTTTGCGGTGGGATTGGGGAATATCTTGGAATTGACCCAGTTATCGTTAGGATAATTTTCATTCTTCTTTTCTTTATGGGTGGTATTGGTTTATTACTTTACATTGCTGGTATGTTGATAATTCCAGTAAATCCTGAGCATAAAGAAGAAAAATTTAAACCCGAAGAAAAAACACAAACCTCAGGTAGAGGTATACTTTTTATATTCGGTGTGATTTTAATAATTATTGGATTGGGTTTGTTGCTTGAAAACTTGGGATGGCCGTTCTGGCGCTTTTTTAAAATCGGATTTAATTATGCTTTTCCCGTTTTTCTTATTGCGATTGGGCTGTTTTTAATAATAAATTATGCACGTAAGAAGCAGGACAGCCAACTTGCTAAAATAGAGGAAGAAAAAACTCAAAATGAAACAGAGTTGGAGAACATGAAACGACTTTTTAGATCAAGGAAAAATCGGATGATATTTGGTGTGTGTGGGGGGCTTGGTGAATATCTTAACACAGATCCAACGGTTGTAAGAATCCTTTGGGTTATACTTGCTATATCCTCGCTTGGAATTGCTGTATTGCTTTATCTTATCATGGCCATAATTGTCCCAGAAGAGCCAGCGGTTTAA